The stretch of DNA GCTCCTGCGCTGGCTGGTGGATCCCGGCCTCGACCTGCCGAGCGACCTGCGAATCCGCCTGATCGCGACGCTCCTGTCCTCCCCGCCGACCATGGTGCTGGGCGCGTTGGGGATGCTGACCATCGAGGTCATGGCGGCGATCCGGCATCCGGGACCGGTCTTCCTGGCTGTGCTGGCGACGGATGCCGCCCTGCTCGGGTTCCGCGTGGTCCTGATCCGGCGGCTTCACCGCGCCGTCGCGGCCGGGCGGCCGGCACCGACCGACCTGATGCTCGCCTCGAGCCTCGCCTGGGCCGCCATGATCAGCCTCGCCACGGTCCTGTGCGTGCTGAGCGGCGATCTGGTGCTGCAGGTCCTGGCGCCGCTGACCATGATGGGAATCCTCAACGGCATCGTCACCCGCAACTATGCGGCCCCGCGCCACGCGGTCGCGATGCTCGCCCTGTGCAGCCTGCCGATGACGCTGATGCTCCTCGTCCATTACCGCGACGCTTGGTTCCTCGTCGGGGTGGCCCTGGGCCTGCTGTTCATGATGTCGATGAACGCGACGACGGTCCGGCTCAACCGCACCTATGTCGAGGTGCTGCTCGCCAAGCGCGAGAGCCAGCACCGGGCCACCCACGATGCCCTCACCGGCCTGCGCAACCGCCCCGGGCTGATGGAGGACCTCGCTGCGGGGATGCGGGGCGGCACCAATGACCTCGCCCTGCTGTATCTCGACCTCGACGGCTTCAAGGCGGTCAACGACGGCCTCGGCCACGCCGCCGGCGACGTCCTGCTGGTGGAGGTCGCCCGGCGGATCGCCGCGGTGATCCCGGAGGAGTGGCAAGCGGCCCGGCTCGGCGGCGACGAGTTCGTGATCCTGGCCGGCGGCGCACGCGCCCACGAGGCCGCTGCCGTGGCGGCGCGCCTGATCGAGGCCGTGAAGGCCCCCTACGAGGTCGGGATCGGCGTCGGCTTGAGCGTCGGGATCGGCTGGGCGACCCCGGGGATGACCCCGGAGGCGCTGCTCGCCGAGGCGGATGCGGCGCTCTACCGCGCCAAGGCCGCCGGCAAGGGCCGCCTGGCGGCGATGCCCGAGCCGCGCGTTGCCGAGGCCCGGGTTGGATGGGCGTGAGCGATTCTCGGCGCCGCTCGCGCGCCGGGCGGGATCACCCCATCGCCCGCTTGACGAACCGGTCCTCGAAGGTCGTGGCGAGGTCGATCTTGGCGCCCTGCAAGTCGGGATCGAGGGTGCGGACCAGTTCCAGCACGCTCGCCATGCCCTCCTGCGTCGGGACGCCGGTGCGGGAATAGCTCTCGAGCGAGTTCTTCACCGCCTGCACGTACAGCGCCTTGTCGCCGAAATGGTAGGCCGGCGGCACCGTGTCGGCGATCTCTTCCGGGGAGGCCGCGACGATCCATTTCAGCGCCTTGGCGAAGGCGTTGACGACCTTCTGGGTCGCGGCGGCGTGGTGCTCGATCCAGTCCTGCTTGGTATAGACCACCGCCGCCGGGTTCGGCCCGCCGAACAGCGCCCGGGTGCCGGCCTCGGTGCGGGTGTCGACGATGACCTTGATGTCGCCGTCGGCCTCCAGCTTGGCGATCACCGGGTCGAGGTGGGAGATCGCGTCGATCTCGCCCTTCTTCATCGCCGCGATGGCGCCGGCACCGCCGCCGACGCCGATGAGGGCTGCGTCGGAGGCCTTCAGCCCGGCCTTGATCATCGCGTACTGGGCGGTGAGCGCGGTCGAGGAGCCCGGCGCCGTCACGCCGATCTTGCGGCCCTTGAAGTCGGCGGCGGACTTCACCGTGTCGGCGAGGTCCTTGCGCACCCCGATCACGATGGCGGGGAAACGGCCGAGCTCGCAGACGGCCCGCACGTCCTGGCTCTTGGCCTGCATCCGGATCGTGTGCTCGTAGGCGCCCGTCACCACGTCGACCGAGCCGCCGATCAGCGCCTGGAGCGAGCGCGCGCCGCCGCCGAAATCGTTGATCTCGGCCTCGACGCCCTCCTCCTTGAAGTAGCCCTTCCGCTCGGCGATCGTCAGCGGCAGGTAGTAGAGCAGGGGCTTGCCGCCGACGCCGATGCGGACCTTCACGGTATCGGCCCGGGCCGGCACGGCGGGGCTGAGCGCCAGGGCGGCGGCGCCGGCGAGGAAGCTGCGGCGTTGCATCTGAAACATTCTCCCTTGCTCTCTCAGCTCTGGCCGCCGGCCTGCGGGCGCCAGACCAGGAGGCGGTTCTCGATCAGGGTGACGATCGTGTCGATCACGATGACGAACACGGTCAGGATCAGCATCCCGGCAAAGACGCCGGTGACGTCGAACACGCTCTCGGCCTCGTGGATCTTGTAGCCGAGCCCGGCCGAGGACCCGAGATACTCGCCCACCACCGCCCCGACGAGGGCGAAGCCGACCGCGGTGTGGAGCGAGGAGAACATCCAGGTCAGGGCCGAGGGCCAGTAGACGTGGCGCAGCAACCCACGCTCGCTCATGCCGAGCATCCGGGCGTTGTTGAGCACCACCGGGCTCACCTCGCGCACGCCCTGGTAGACGTTGAAGAACACGATGAAGAACACCAGGGTGAAGCCGAGCGCCACCTTCGACCAGATGCCCAACCCGAACCACAGGGCGAAGATCGGTGCCAGCACCACCCGGGGAAGCGCGTTGGCCGCCTTGATGTAGGGATCGAACACGGCGGCCAGCAGCGCGTTGCGGGCGAACAGGAACCCGAAGGCGATGCCGCCGAGCGCGCCGGTGACGAAGGCCAGCACCGTCTCCTGCAGGGTGATCCAGAGATGGCCCCAGATCTCGGGATTGGTCATCTCGGTCCAGGTCCGCTTCAGCACGTCGACCGGGGTCGAGAAGAAGAACTGGATCTGCTTGGGCGCGCCCAGGATGGGATAGACGGTGAGCACGTGCCAGATCGCCAGGCCGACGAGGCCGACGAGGATCTGCAGGGCGAGGAGGCCCAGGCGGTTCACGGGGCGGTTCACGAGGGGACTCTCCGGTTCATCGTCACGCCGGGCCGCCCGCATAGGCGCGCGACACCTCGACCCGCAGGCACGACCAGATTTCCTTGTAGAGGGCGTGGAATTGCGGCTCGAGGCGGATCTCGCTGATGTCGCGCGGGCGGGCGAGATCGACCTTGAACTCGCCGACGATTCCAGCCGCCGGGCCGGCGGAGAGCACCACCACCCGGTCGGCGAGCGCGATCGCCTCCTCGAGGTCGTGGGTGACGAACATCACTGCCTTGCGGTTGGCGGCCCACAGGTCGAGCAGCAGGTTGCCCATGATCTGCCGGGTCTGGGCGTCGAGCGGCCCGAACGGCTCGTCCATCAGCAGGATCTCGGGGTCGCGGATCAGCATCTGGGCCAGAGCCACGCGCTTGCGCTGGCCGCCCGAGAGCATGTGCGGATAGCGGTCGGTGAAGGTCGCGAGCCCGACCTTGGCCAGCCAGTCGCGGGCCCGCGCCAGGGCCTCGGCGCGGGGCACGCCCTGCGGCTCCAGGGCCACCGCGACGTTGTCGATTGCCGTCTTCCACGGCATCAGGGCATCGGCCTGGAAGAGGTAGCCGGCGCGGGCATTGAGCCCCGACAGGGCCGAGGAGAACACCGTGACGCTGCCCGAAGCCGGCTTGAGCAGGCCGGCGGCGGCGTTGAGGAGCGTCGACTTGCCCGAGCCGGTCGGCCCGACCACCGCCACGAACTCGCCCGGCATCACCGCGAGGTCGATGCCCTCGACCGCGACGTAGCGCTTGCCGCCCTTCAGGGTGAAGGCGATGCTGACGCCGTCGAGCCGCACCGCCTCGCCATGGGCGAGTGCCGTGCCGCCGACCAGGCGCATGCCGGCCCGCCCCCCTTTTCGCCCCTCGGCGGCGCGCTGCCCCACCATGCCCGTCGCTCCCTCCCGTGAACCTTGCCGTCTCGCGCGGCTGCATCGGTGGCGACCATCGACGAGCGGGCGCGGGAGATCAACCGCTTCGTCCGTCGCGCCACCCGGTTTCGCACGACCGGCCTCGGCGGGGTGCGCGCCCTGCGACACGGGCCGCAGGTGACAACACCGCGCGAAGCTGGTCCGATGGCGTTCCCGATTCGATCTCTCGTTCGGCCCTCTTGGCAACCCCGCAGCAGCGCCCCTCCACAACCTTGTCCGCCGCCCTCGCCCTCTCGCTCCCCGTCGACCGCCGCCAATCGCCGACCGCGCTCAGCGTGCAGCGGGGCGTGCGGCGCCTGTTCGCCGAACTCGGCCACGTCACGATCCCCGAATTCACCCTGGCCAACGGCCGGCGCGCCGACCTGATCGCGCTTGGGGGCTGCGGCAAGCTGACGATCATCGAGATCAAGTCGAGCGTCGCGGATTTCCGCGCCGACCGGAAATGGCCGGATTACCGCGACTTCTGCGACCGCTTCTATTTCGCGGTGCCCGAGACCCTGCCGGTGGACATCCTGCCCGAGGATACCGGCCTCATCGTCGCCGACGCCTTCGGGGCGGAGATCCTGCGCGAGCCGCCCGCCCATCCCCTGGCCGGCGCCCGCCGCAAGGCCGTGACGCTGCGCTTCGCCCACGCGGCGGCGGGCCTGCTCCATGCGCTGGCGGATCCGGGGTCGATTCGCGAAGGGGCGCTGTAGACATCCGCAGGCCGCGCGCGGCATGTCCGGGGGCGCTGCCGTCCACGCGCGACGCGAAGACCGGTCACGGTCTCATTCAGAGCCCGTTCGAGCGGGATTTTCCATAAACGATTTGAGTGAGGCGGGATCGTCTCATCCTCTGACCTCATCCTGAGAGCCTGTTTGAGCAGGATTCCGACCCAATATTTGAGGCAGGCGGGATCATCCTACCCGCTCACCTCATCCTGAGGTGCGAACGAAGAGAGCCTCGAAGGAGGGCTCCAGGGATCGCAGAGGCGTCTGGAGGCCTCCTTCGAGGTCAGTCGATCTGCGATCGCGTGCGATCTCTGATCGCCAACACCTCAGGATGAGGTGGAAGGGTAGGACATCTCCTGATTTTTCTCAGTTTTCGTCAAATCACGCTGCTCAAACAGGGTCCGAGGTGCTGCGAAGCAGTCTCGAAGGCGCAAACCGGACGACGAGGAGAGCCGGCAGGATTGCTCGGCTGAAGGGATTAGGCCTGATGGCGGGGTGCATCATTTCTTGACGGGACTGCGCGACTTTGTCCGATCCCCGCCACGATCGACGCTCATCGATCACCCTTCCTCCATTCAAGGCCCTGTGTGATGTCGTCCCTGCGTTCGCTCCTCGCCCTCGCCCTCCTGGTCGCGGGCGCCGCTCCCGTCCTGGCGGCGGAGGATACCGTCGCGCGCTGGCAGCGGGCCGATGCGGCGTGCGGCCTGCCGTCCTCGCCGCTCGCCGAGCAGGCCTGCGAGGACCGCGACCGCTACGCCGCCGCCCTGCGCCGCCAGGGCTGGTGCGAGGCCCGCGCCACGACCGACTACGACCATTGGGGCTGGCGGCGATGCGCCCCGGCTGCGACGGCGCGGGCGACGCCGCGGCGCCGGGCTCGCCCGCACGCCTGATCCGTCCCGCAAACGGAGGATGCGCCGGCCCCCGGGGAGGCGTTAGGCTCCGCGTCTCTGGACCTCGACTCCAAGCCCCGTCCGGCCCCCGCCGGCGGGGCTTCTCTCATGGATACTACCAATGGCCCAAGATGCTGACGCATAGGGCCATTGAGCCATCTCGAATTGTCTATGCCAAGCCAGAGGCTTGACGAAAATTCGAGAACGGAACCAAAGGTCGTTTCCAACGACCGTTGGTATCAGGCTTCTTCTGGCGCGGCGTGCTCACCGGTCGAGCCGGTGCGCCACCACGCCGACGCCGGCCACCGCGAGCGCCAGCACCGCCCCGATCGCCGGCAGGTGGCCGTAGGGTACGCCGGCGGTGATCGCCACGCCGCCGAGCCAGGCCCCGATGGCGTTGCCGAGGTTGAAGGCGCCCTGGTTGACCGTCGAGGCCAGGTTGCGGGCGCCGTCGGCGGCGGTGAGCACCCGCATCTGCAGCGGCGCCACGAGCGCGAAGGCGAGGATGCCCCACAGGCCGATGAGCGCGGTGGCGGGGACGAGCGCGGCGCTCGCCGGCACCAGGGCCAGCAGCACCCCCGCCAGGGCGAGGCCCAGACCGATCACCGAGGGCATCAGCCGCCAGTCGCCGAGGCGGCCCCCGAGCCCGTTGCCGAGGGTGAGCCCGACGCCGAACAGCAGCAGCACGCCGGTGATCACCGAGGGACCGGCGCCCGCGGTCGCGGCCAGCAGCGGCGCCACGTAGGTGAAGACGCTAAACAGGCTCGCGGAGGCGAGCACGCTCAGGAGCATCGCGAGCACCACCTGGGTTCGGCGCAGCGCCCGCATCTCCGACAGGAGGCTGCCGCCGTCCCGCGCGAGGTCCCGCGGCAGCCAGGCGACGAGGGCGGCCGCCGCCACGAAGCCGATGCCGACCACGGCCCAGAACGTCGCCCGCCAGCCATAGGCATGGCCCAGGGCGGTGCCGAAGGGCACGCCGAGCACGTTGGCCAGCGTCAGCCCGGTGAACATGATCGCGATGGCGCTGGCCTTGCGGTGCGGCGGCACCAGATCGGCGGCGACCACGGCACCGAGGCCGAAGAAGGCGCCGTGGCAGAGCGCCGTGACGATGCGGGCGAGCATCAGCAGGCGATAATCCGGTGCCAGCGCGCAGAGCACGTTGCCGAGGATGAACAGGGCGACCAGCACCAGGAGCGCCCGGCGCCGGTCGAGGCGCGACAGGGCCGCCGCCACCAGGGGCGAGCCGAAGGTGACGCTGAGCGCGTAGCCCGAGACCAGCAGGCCCGCTTTCGGGATGCCGACGCCGAGATCGGCCGCCATCTCGGGCAGGAGCCCCATGATGACGAACTCGGTGGTGCCGATTCCGAACGAGGCCGCGGCCAGCGCCAGGAGCGCCAGGGCCGCGGATCGCCCGGTCGCCGTGGCGGGGGCCGCCTGTTCCATCGTGTGCTGCATTGCGGTCCTCGGCCGTCCTCGCTGCTGCATCGCAGCATAAGACGGGGGACCGTGCCGGGTTCAGGCTCTTTCGCGCATGGCTGGCCTGAACCGGGGCCTCACGGCAAGGCCGCCCGCGGCCCGGTCCCGGCGGGCAGCGCCGCCAGGGCCTCGCGCACCGTCGCCTCGGTCAGGATCTGCGGCAGCACCGCGACGCCGCCGCGCCCGTCGTAGAGCAGGTAGAGCGGCACGCCGGAGCGGCCGTTGGCCTCCAGCACCCGGGTGATCTCCGGGTTCTGGTTGGTCCAGTCGCCCTTGAGTTGCGCCACGTCGTGGGCCCTGAAGGCATCCTGCACCGCGGCCGCCCGCAGGGTGGCGCGGTCGTTGACCTGGCAGGTGATGCACCAGGCCGCCGTCATGTTGACGAAGACCGGCCGGCGCGCGGCGAGGAGCGCGTCGAGCCGGGCACGGCTGAACGGCTCGATCCCGTCGGCGCTCGCCACCGTCACCGGGCCGGCGCGGTCGCGGTCGAGGACCGCGACGAGGCCCGCGAGCCCGAGGAGGCCGAGGAGTGCCGCGCCTTGCGCCGCGCGCCGGGCGAGGGGGCCCGCCATCCGGCCGCGCTCGATCGCCCAGGCGCAGAAGCCCACCAGCACCAGGCCGGTGAGCGCGGCCATCAGTCCGGCGGAGCCGACCTGCTGGCTCAGCACCCAGATCAGCCAGGCCACCGTGAGGTAGAGCGGGAAGGCGAGGAAGCCCTTCAGGGCTTCCATCCAGGCGCCGGGCCGCGGCAGGCGGCGCAAGCCGGCGGGCCAGGCCGCCAGCAGGGCGAAGGGAAGGGCGAGGCCGAGGCCGAGCGCCGCGAAGACCGTCAGCGCCACGGCGGGCCCTTGCGTCAGGCCGTAGCCGACCGCCGCGCCCATGAACGGCGCGGTGCAGGGCGTGGCGACCACGGTCGCCAGCACGCCGGTGAAGAACGAGCCCTCGAGCCCGGCGCGCCGGGTCAGGCCGTCGCCGAGGGCCGCCGCCCGGCCGCCGAGATGCCAGACCCCCGACAGGCTCAGGCCCATGGCGAAGAGCCCGTAGGCGAGGCCCGCCACCACCAGGGGCGATTGCAGCTGGAAGCCCCAGCCGATCTGGGCGCCGCCGGCCCGGAGCGCGATCAGCAGGCCGGCGAGGCCGAGGAAGGTCACCAGCACGCCGGCCGCGTAGGCGAGGCCGTGCAGCCGCACCCGGCCCGGGCTCTCGCCGGAATGGCGCACTAGGCTCAGCACCTTGATCGACAGAACCGGGAAGACGCAGGGCATCAGGTTGAGCAGGAGCCCGCCCAGGAAAGCGAGGAATGCCGCCTGCCACAGGCCCTCGGCCCCGCCCGGCCCCGAGGCGGGGATGACGGGGATCGGGGTTGCCGCGACCGACGCCGCCGCGACGGTGCCGGGTACCGGCGTCGCCGTGCCGAGGGCGTAGGCGCGGCGGACCGGGCCCGATCCGGTCTCCTCCGTGAAGGTCAGGACCCCGTCGGCCTGGGGCGGGGGGGCGTCGGGCGCGGCCTGGCTGCTGCGCTGGAGCCGCAGGTGCAGGCCGGTCGCGTCGCTCGTCGCGCCTTGCGCGGCGGCATGCTCCAGGGCGGTCTCGGAATAGGGAAAGAACGCGACGTCCCGCGCCTGGAGGCCGGGCGCGTCGATGTCGAGCACCGGAACGCCGTCATCCAGCCGCATCCGGACCGGCCAGGGGGCGGGTTCGGGCAGCCGCTCGCGGCCTTGCGCGAACAGGGCGGCGGTGCGGGAATCGGGCCGCGGGCTGGTCCCGGCGGGTGCCACCGGCAAGCTCGCCGACAGGGTCGCCTCGCCCGGCACGCATTCGCGCTCGCAGACGAGATAGGACACCTTCGCCTTGAGCGGGACGGGCCCGGCGCCGAGCGTCTCCGGCGCGGTGAGCGGCACCGTCAGCAGCACCTCGCCCTCGTAGCCGAAATTCATCAGGTCGCCGACCGGGATCCGCTCCGGCGCCGGCCACGCGATGCTCCCGGCCGAGAAGCCCGGGGGCAGGGTCCAGACGATCTCCGGCGGCAGGCCGGAATCGCCCGGATTGCGCCAGTAGACGTGCCAGCCCGGCTTCATCGTCAGCCGCACGCCGGCGGTGAGGGTGGCGCCGGGCGCGACGGCGCTCTCCTGCGTCACCAGCTCGGCCCGGACGAGGTCGGCATATTTCGACGGCCGCGGCACCTGCGCCCCGGCGGTGCCGAGGGCGAGGCAGGAAGCCAGAAGGGCGAGGAGGAGGGCGAGGCGGCGAGGCAGCATGATCCCGGGTTACCCGGACTCTGCGGCGCTGGCGAGGCCGGCGGGATCGCGTTCGCGTGAGGCCGTCGTCATGACCGCCAAGATGACCGCCAAGATCAGCGCCAGGGCGGCGGGTCGAGGGCGGCGGCGAGCGCGTCGAGGAAGCGCCCGGTGCGGGCGGCGCGGGCGCGGCGGGGGGCGCCGAGAAGCGCCATCACCGGCGCCTCGGGCAGGGCGTGGTCGGCGAGCAGGCGGACGAGGCGCCCGGCCCGCAAATCGGCGGCGACGTCCCATTCCGAGCGCAGGATGATGCCCCGGCCGGCCAGCGCCCAGCCGCGCACCACCTCGCCGTCGTTGCTGGCCAGACGCGGCTCGATGCGGATCCGCGTCTCGGCGCCGTCGCGCCGGAAGCGCCACAGGGTCACGTCCTCGTCGTTCTCGCGCAACGCGATGCAGGCATGGGCGTGCAGGTCCTGCGGGCTCGCCGGTTCGCCCCGGGCGGCGAGATAGGCCGGCGCGGCGCAGACCACCCGGTCGTTGGGGGCGAGGCGCCGGGCGATCAGGCCGGGCGCCGCCTGGGCGATCTCGCCGACATGGATCGCGAGGTCGAACGTGCCCTCCGGCACGCCGCCGAGGCGGTCCGAGAGCATGAGGTCGATCGCCACTTGCGGGTGCGCCGCCTGGAACCCCGCCACCACGGGCGCGACATAGGCCCGGCCGAAGCCCAGCGGCGCCACGATCCGCAAGTGCCCCACCACCTGCCCGCGCCGGGCCGCCAGCGCCTCGTCGAGGTCTCCCAACGCCGCCAGGATCGCGCGGCCGCGCTCGGCGATCAGCTCGCCCTCGTCGGTGAGCGCGAGGTGCCGACCGCCCCGGTCGACGAGATGCACCCCCAGCCGTTCCTCCAGGGCGCGCAGGCGCTGGGTGACCGCCGGCGGCGACACGTCGAGGGTCCGCGAGGCGGCGGCGAGCGACGGCGCCTCGGCGATGGCGAGGAAGAAGCGGAGGTCGTCGGGTCCGAGCATTAACTGGGAGCTTAACGTAACAGGCAGGCGGCGTTAATGGCGCAAGGGGCCGGTCCCGTGCTTCCTGCGGGCCGGACCCGTCGCGACCGGAGGATGCACGCGATCATGCCTGAGCCGCTCGACACCCTGCAGACCCCCTGCCTGCTCCTCGACGAGGCGCGCCTGCGCGCCAATGCCGAGCGGATGCGGACCCATCTGACCGGCCTCGGCGTGCGCCTGCGCCCCCACCTCAAGACCGCGAAGTCCCGCGAGGTCGGCCGCATCGCCATGACCTCCCCGAGGGCCCGGCCATCGTCTCGACCCTGCTGGAGGCGGAGTACTTCGCCGAGGGCGGCGTGCGCGACATGATCTACGGCGTCGGCATCGCGCCGGCGAAGCTGCCCCGGGTCGCGGCGATCCGGGCCGGCGGCACCGACCTCGCGATCATCCTCGACAGCCTGGAGCAGGCGCAGGCCGTGGCGGCCCATGCCCGGGCGAGCGGCGACGCGATCCCGGTCCTGATCGAGGTCGATGCCGACGGCCACCGCTCCGGCGTCGCGCCCGATGACGGCGACACCCTGGTGGCGATCGGCCGGACGCTCGTCGCGGGCGGCGCGACCTTGCGCGGCGTGATGCTGCATGCCGGCGACAGCTATTCCTTGCGCGATCCCGAGGCCCTGGCGGCAGCCGCCGAGAACGAGCGGGTCGCCGCGGTGACGGCGGCCGACGCCTTGCGGGCGGCGGGCCTGCCCTGCCCGGTGGTCAGCGTCGGCTCGACGCCGACGGCGCGCTTTGCCCGCGACCTCACCGGCATCACCGAGGTCCGGGCCGGCGTCTACATGCTCGGCGACCTGTTCCAGGCCGGAGTCGGCTCGGTGGCGGTCGAGGACATCGCCGTCTCGGTCCTCGCCACCGTGATCGGCCACCAGCGGGCGAAGGGCTGGATCATCGTCGATGCCGGCTGGATGGCACTCTCGCGCGACCGCGGCACGGCGCGCCAGGCGGTGGAGCAGGGCTACGGCCTCGTCTGCGACACGCAGGGCCGGCCCTATCCCGACCTCATCGTGGCCGACGCCAACCAGGAGCACGGCATCGTCGCCCTGCGCAAGGGCGTGGACGGCACCCTGCCGGACTTGGCCGTCGGCGCGCAAGTCCGCATCCTGCCGAACCACGCCTGCGCGACGGGCGCGCAATACGACCGCTACCACGTCCTCGACGGCGAGAACCGCGTGACGGCCGTGTGGCCGCGCATCAACGGGTGGTAGACAAGCGTCGCTAAGCTCACCTAGAGCACTTCACGATCGCGTTGCAATCGCGAAGCTCTCTAGGTCGTTGATTTTGCCGCATTTTCTGCGACGAACCGGTATCCACTTCGTCGGAAAATGCTCTAGCCGTTATCGACGGGTTGATCTCGTCAATCTGTCGCAAACATCGACACCTCTCAACGTCATCAACTCAGTTGGCTTCGGTTGCGAGCGCGATTTTTTGCTCCTCGGCGTAGGCATCGCGCAGGCGTGCGTTGGCGATGACGAGGAGGCGTCGCATGATGGCGACGATCGCCACGATGGGCTTTTTGCCCGCTGCGATGAGGCGCTGGTAGGTGTCTTTGAGCACGGGGTTGAAGCGGGTAGCGGTCAGGGCGGGGAGGAACAGAGCCTGCTTGATCTCGGGCCGTCCGCCCTTTGTGCGTCGGTAGCGCTCGGTGGTCCCGCTCTGGTTGGGATGCGGGGCGAGTCCGGCCAGGGACGTCGCCTGGCGCCGGTCGATACGGCCGAGCTCGGGCATCAGGGCGAGCAGGATGATGGCAGAGGTGTCGCCGATGCCCTTGATCGAGGTCAGCGCCTTCTTGGCCCGGCTGAGCGCGGCGGCCTTGCGCAGGGTCTCGGCCATCGCCTCCTCGATCGCCTCGATCTGCTCGGACAGGGCGGTGATGAGGGTTTCCAGATAAGCCTGGACGGGTCCAGATCCCGGCGCGGCCAGACGATTGCGGTTGGCGGTGCGCTGAGCCACGAAGTCGGCGCGGGTGAGCACCAGGCTCTGGAGGTTTTCCTGATCGGGATCAGGGGCTTGCCAGCGGGCCAGGGAGGTGTGGCGCTCCCGGCCGTAAGCCGCCAGGGCCTTGGCGTCGAGGGCGTCGGTCTTGGCGAGGGTGCCGTAGGAGTGGATGAACGCCTTGACCTTGCGGGCGTCGGCGCGGTGGGCGGGGCATCCGACGGCGAGGAGAGCGGCCAGCAGAGCATCCTCGTAGCCGCCGGTGGCTTCGCAGATGACGAGGCAGGTCGCATCGAGGTCCGCTTTGGCGGCGAAGGCGGCGAGGTCCTTGGGCTTGTTGGGGATGGTGTGACGAGCGTTGCCGCGGCTGTCGTGGAGGACGATCTCGGCTTTGCCGACATCGGCTCCGATGAAGCGGGTGGGTGAGGTGGCGGGTTGGGTCATCCGGGTCTATCCTGAGGCCGCTTGGGATTGTCTGCGGGCGTCGAGGAGAGGCCCAGGCAACTCATCAAGCGTGGCGAGGAATGCGGACCGGCGAGCCAGATGACGACGGGCGCGAGCCCCATCCCGGGACGCTCGACCGATCCGCGCCCGGTCCGGATGGCCATCCGGACCGGGCATACCGCCGAGGCGGAACGGGATCACTCTACAACCGAACCAACAGACAATCCCGGGCGACAGAGGCGGCCAGCGGATTGAGCATGTTCGGGGTCCTGGCAGAGCCGCCGCTGGCGCAGCGTGCCGACCATCAGGACGCTATCGCGGCCGGGCAGGGCGTTACCGAGTTCGCCCCGGACGGGAAGGCCGCCGAGGAAATCCGGGCGCT from Methylobacterium aquaticum encodes:
- a CDS encoding LysR family transcriptional regulator, which produces MLGPDDLRFFLAIAEAPSLAAASRTLDVSPPAVTQRLRALEERLGVHLVDRGGRHLALTDEGELIAERGRAILAALGDLDEALAARRGQVVGHLRIVAPLGFGRAYVAPVVAGFQAAHPQVAIDLMLSDRLGGVPEGTFDLAIHVGEIAQAAPGLIARRLAPNDRVVCAAPAYLAARGEPASPQDLHAHACIALRENDEDVTLWRFRRDGAETRIRIEPRLASNDGEVVRGWALAGRGIILRSEWDVAADLRAGRLVRLLADHALPEAPVMALLGAPRRARAARTGRFLDALAAALDPPPWR
- a CDS encoding IS110 family transposase, which encodes MTQPATSPTRFIGADVGKAEIVLHDSRGNARHTIPNKPKDLAAFAAKADLDATCLVICEATGGYEDALLAALLAVGCPAHRADARKVKAFIHSYGTLAKTDALDAKALAAYGRERHTSLARWQAPDPDQENLQSLVLTRADFVAQRTANRNRLAAPGSGPVQAYLETLITALSEQIEAIEEAMAETLRKAAALSRAKKALTSIKGIGDTSAIILLALMPELGRIDRRQATSLAGLAPHPNQSGTTERYRRTKGGRPEIKQALFLPALTATRFNPVLKDTYQRLIAAGKKPIVAIVAIMRRLLVIANARLRDAYAEEQKIALATEAN